A region from the Sphaerodactylus townsendi isolate TG3544 linkage group LG01, MPM_Stown_v2.3, whole genome shotgun sequence genome encodes:
- the MRPL19 gene encoding 39S ribosomal protein L19, mitochondrial: MTFVSLRLPSLDGSSTHASLLSVKVLPAVGMAVACRKTWATRGACTRFFSASAFLNCKDGQQPKFKPPPKPVIVDESKPLAAERRFLSPEFIPPRGRTDPFKFYLERRDMIQRRKVLNIPEFYVGSILSVTTADPYAHGKKSTFVGLCIQRSGNGLGATFILRNIIEGQGVEICHELYSPVIQEIRVLRLEKRLDENLMYLRDALPEYSAVDVNMVPVPVATNEEVPVNKMKVKMKPRPWSKHWEHPKFNIQGINFDFYLTEKDHEKVKAWSMPWREFDMMKEYDTSKLEKKIWEEVNAELKN, translated from the exons ATGACATTTGTCTCTTTGCGGCTGCCGTCTCTAGATGGGTCTTCTACGCATGCGTCCTTGTTGTCGGTGAAGGTCTTGCCCGCTGTTGGCATGGCGGTTGCCTGCAGGAAAACCTGGGCGACGCGAGGCGCCTGCACGA GGTTCTTTTCTGCCTCAgcctttctcaactgtaaagatgGACAGCAACCAAAATTTAAGCCGCCTCCAAAGCCAGTCATTGTTGATGAATCAAAACCTCTTGCAGCAGAAAGACG ATTCTTGAGTCCCGAATTCATTCCGCCCCGAGGAAGAACAGATCCTTTCAAATTCTACCTTGAAAGGAGAGATATGATCCAGAGGAGAAAAGTACTGAACATTCCAGAGTTCTATGTTG GAAGTATTCTTTCTGTCACCACAGCAGATCCTTATGCCCACGGGAAGAAGAGCACTTTCGTAGGCCTGTGTATCCAGCGCTCAGGAAACGGACTTGGTGCAACCTTCATACTTCGGAACATAATAGAAGGACAGG GAGTTGAAATCTGCCATGAATTGTACAGCCCTGTCATCCAAGAGATCCGGGTGCTaaggctggagaagaggctaGATGAGAACTTGATGTATTTACGAGATGCACTTCCTGAATACAGCGCTGTTGACGTTAACATGGTGCCTGTACCAGTTGCAACTAATGAAGAAGTTCCTGTCAACAAG ATGAAGGTCAAGATGAAACCCAGACCTTGGTCCAAACACTGGGAACATCCAAAATTTAACATCCAGGGCATCAACTTTGACTTTTATCTTACGGAAAAAGACCACGAGAAAGTGAAAGCATGGAGCATGCCTTGGAGAGAATTTGATATGATGAAAGAATATGATACAtcaaaacttgaaaaaaaaatttgggaAGAAGTGAATGCAGAACTGAAGAACTAA